In the genome of Candidatus Poribacteria bacterium, one region contains:
- a CDS encoding PD40 domain-containing protein, which produces PSWAPDSNRILYYQDTKDSSEIFIIDDNGNNVINISQDQFVLLPAWSPKRNQIGYIDAVATRHVPRNPLQIYKMDLTKESVTALTSGDDQESIPLAWHPDGHKILFVTQYLFDQEILGSDIFVMDNNGENIINLTQSPEMEMAASWSPDGEQIVFDREVGEDESAIFIMEADGQNPQRITFQPGRNFEPSWSPDGNKIAFLSSRNRVPRIYTMDTNGQNVQQIAHNQRVFDGPPVWSPDGRRLAFMSGDNQGGWGLYVTDPQGHNENLIVHWTHPSPSVLNWDRPAWSPDSQHLIYVVKDQNSESLMKIRIDGDMPTQLKTGELVNWLSPVWSPGGNHLLFSAREAREPMFLLEYRMLLMNLDTSQKHAFVLPGAFEKDWSLFGLVWGPDESQLILSVSVGKKDHQHLLYLIDIPNETVTLWREEAYQADWVRPGFVYAVEAAGKRITTWGELKKPEKP; this is translated from the coding sequence TCCCAGTTGGGCCCCCGATAGTAACCGTATCCTATATTATCAGGATACCAAGGATAGTTCGGAGATATTTATCATTGACGATAATGGGAATAACGTTATTAATATATCACAAGATCAATTTGTACTTCTCCCCGCTTGGTCGCCGAAACGCAACCAAATCGGATACATCGATGCGGTCGCAACCAGACATGTGCCGCGAAATCCACTGCAAATCTACAAAATGGATCTGACCAAAGAGAGTGTAACCGCTTTGACATCTGGAGACGATCAGGAAAGTATTCCATTAGCGTGGCACCCCGATGGGCACAAAATCCTATTTGTCACGCAATATCTCTTCGATCAAGAAATCCTAGGGAGTGACATCTTCGTCATGGATAACAACGGCGAAAATATAATCAATTTGACACAATCGCCAGAGATGGAAATGGCTGCCAGTTGGTCGCCTGACGGAGAACAAATTGTGTTTGACCGAGAGGTAGGGGAAGATGAGAGTGCAATTTTTATAATGGAGGCGGACGGTCAAAACCCGCAGCGAATCACATTTCAACCCGGTCGAAACTTTGAACCCTCTTGGTCTCCAGACGGAAACAAAATTGCCTTCCTCTCATCTCGAAATCGTGTGCCCAGGATCTACACAATGGACACAAATGGGCAAAATGTTCAACAAATCGCGCATAATCAGCGCGTATTTGATGGACCGCCAGTTTGGTCCCCTGATGGCAGGAGGCTCGCCTTTATGTCTGGAGATAATCAGGGTGGCTGGGGACTCTATGTCACGGATCCACAAGGTCACAACGAAAATCTGATTGTCCACTGGACTCACCCGTCCCCATCTGTGCTAAATTGGGATCGGCCGGCTTGGTCGCCCGATAGTCAACATCTCATCTATGTCGTCAAAGATCAAAATTCGGAGAGTTTAATGAAAATTCGGATTGATGGGGATATGCCAACCCAGTTAAAGACCGGCGAACTTGTAAATTGGTTAAGTCCTGTATGGTCGCCGGGAGGAAATCACCTTCTTTTTAGTGCGAGAGAAGCAAGAGAACCAATGTTTCTCCTAGAATATAGAATGTTACTGATGAATCTTGATACTTCACAAAAACATGCATTCGTATTACCGGGAGCATTTGAAAAGGATTGGAGTCTTTTTGGATTGGTTTGGGGACCTGACGAGTCACAACTCATCTTATCAGTATCAGTAGGAAAGAAGGATCACCAGCATTTACTCTATCTAATCGATATCCCCAACGAAACCGTAACGCTATGGAGGGAAGAGGCATACCAAGCGGATTGGGTCAGGCCCGGTTTCGTGTACGCTGTGGAGGCTGCTGGAAAACGGATCACAACGTGGGGCGAATTGAAAAAACCAGAAAAACCCTGA
- a CDS encoding beta-galactosidase trimerization domain-containing protein yields SPHQQALRLAQNLANGGALDYYLIGRLDNHEDRSGFEPIKEIYRYHAANEAAYTGNQSKANIALLKSDRVSADAFKGWFRFLVENHLLFDTLTADAALDVAWDKYQAVVLPDLRPMSDELAGRIDRFVEEGGTVIAAAQSGFRDADDEPRPTPALKSLGITEVRRIRTDMRSSYFKLDDKQGFERFSDTELIYMDGTYVYATYASDVQQRFKLIPPHNFGPPERCYYTQVTAHPAFTVRSFGNGRAIYIPWEPGQLFHRQGYPNTSDFVADLLEGVAGLTPIGGNLSPMVEATWFEKVDGSSQLVHLVNGSGHFGVSFYQPVKMVDLEIELPSAKQPKSVRSLVSGEACAYSWSDDLLTIQFPELGLFEAIEIVL; encoded by the coding sequence TGTCGCCTCATCAGCAGGCGTTACGTCTAGCGCAGAACTTAGCCAACGGTGGGGCATTGGATTACTACCTCATCGGACGGTTGGACAATCATGAGGACAGATCCGGGTTTGAACCTATCAAGGAGATTTACCGCTATCACGCAGCCAATGAAGCGGCATACACCGGCAACCAATCGAAGGCGAATATTGCGCTGCTGAAGTCTGACCGAGTCAGCGCGGATGCATTCAAAGGGTGGTTCCGTTTCTTGGTGGAGAACCACCTCCTTTTTGATACCCTGACAGCGGATGCGGCACTCGATGTGGCGTGGGACAAGTATCAGGCGGTTGTGTTGCCCGACCTTCGACCGATGAGCGATGAATTGGCGGGGCGGATTGACCGGTTTGTTGAGGAAGGTGGAACGGTGATCGCCGCTGCCCAGAGCGGATTCCGGGATGCGGACGATGAGCCCAGACCGACACCCGCACTAAAAAGCCTCGGAATTACGGAGGTCAGACGAATACGGACGGATATGCGCTCGTCGTATTTCAAATTGGACGATAAGCAGGGATTTGAACGGTTTTCCGACACTGAGCTCATCTATATGGACGGGACGTATGTCTATGCCACGTATGCGTCGGATGTCCAGCAACGATTCAAGCTGATTCCGCCGCACAACTTTGGTCCGCCGGAACGGTGCTATTACACGCAAGTTACGGCGCACCCGGCGTTCACGGTTCGGTCCTTCGGAAACGGAAGGGCGATCTATATCCCGTGGGAGCCGGGGCAACTGTTCCACCGGCAGGGCTATCCCAACACCTCCGATTTTGTCGCTGACCTGTTGGAGGGAGTTGCCGGGTTGACGCCAATCGGGGGCAACCTGTCACCGATGGTTGAGGCGACGTGGTTTGAAAAGGTGGACGGCAGCTCACAGCTGGTGCATCTGGTGAACGGTTCGGGACATTTCGGGGTGAGTTTTTACCAGCCGGTCAAAATGGTAGACTTGGAAATCGAGTTACCATCAGCGAAGCAGCCGAAGTCCGTGCGAAGCCTCGTATCGGGGGAAGCATGTGCGTATAGCTGGTCAGATGATCTGCTGACGATTCAGTTTCCTGAACTGGGGTTGTTTGAAGCAATCGAGATTGTGTTGTAG
- a CDS encoding PD40 domain-containing protein, with product MERKFFAFSCIAFLISIDVSVHAKELEDKIVFVSERQGTPEVFLVEGLDGRPVQLTRNLFASSPSISPDGTEVVFISYPPAQAANILKLNIAKRRIEQLTHNAKKDIRYRSLDWSPDGRKILFITATGPLEDPRT from the coding sequence ATGGAAAGGAAATTTTTCGCTTTTTCGTGTATTGCATTTCTGATTTCAATTGACGTATCTGTGCACGCAAAAGAATTGGAAGACAAAATCGTCTTCGTTTCCGAACGCCAGGGCACTCCCGAAGTCTTCCTAGTTGAGGGCTTAGATGGACGACCCGTTCAACTCACCCGGAATCTGTTTGCTAGTTCGCCCTCAATCTCCCCCGATGGTACTGAAGTTGTATTTATTTCTTACCCTCCGGCACAGGCAGCAAATATTCTCAAACTGAACATTGCGAAACGCCGAATCGAGCAATTGACCCACAATGCCAAAAAGGATATTCGATACAGAAGCCTAGACTGGTCCCCTGATGGCCGAAAAATCCTGTTTATCACGGCTACGGGCCCACTAGAAGATCCAAGAAC